The following are from one region of the Sorghum bicolor cultivar BTx623 chromosome 2, Sorghum_bicolor_NCBIv3, whole genome shotgun sequence genome:
- the LOC8080143 gene encoding WAT1-related protein At5g64700, with protein MGSGNGKVYATVVLIRLIYAGMHILTKAAFNEGTSTTVFVFYRHAVAAIFLLPFAFLEIRKRPAPPLTFRLSVKIFAHGFYGMAGTINLYCIGLKYASATSSSAIFNIVPVVAFILAVMFRMETLKLRSVHGMAKASGILLCVAGVVVLALYQGPQLKSMNHHQLLQHHVSAAAAHHSNREWALGIFLMTTSVVIWSLWTVKQGPLLLEYPSKLLNTTLQCAFASVQSLAIALALERDFSRWKLAGPVSLASVLFTGIVVAAISYYLQIWVIEKKGPVFLSMSMPLSLVFTMAIASFLLGEDVSLGSIIGSVLLVAGLYNVLWGKSREDKQQAAAGETTTDSGRDKAEDVEKNAAAVQPADGEEEQDHGTHGDARGRGQSLT; from the exons atgggcagcggcaacggcaAGGTGTACGCCACGGTGGTGCTCATCAGGCTCATCTACGCGGGGATGCACATCCTCACCAAGGCGGCCTTCAACGAAGGCACCAGCACCACCGTCTTCGTCTTCTACCGGCACGCCGTCGCCGCCATCTTCTTGCTGCCTTTCGCCTTCCTTGAAATCAG GAAGCGACCGGCGCCACCTCTGACCTTCAGGCTCTCCGTCAAGATCTTTGCTCACGGCTTCTACGG GATGGCTGGAACGATCAACTTGTACTGCATTGGCCTGAAATATGCTTCGGCGACCTCGTCGTCGGCTATCTTCAACATCGTGCCGGTGGTCGCCTTCATCTTGGCCGTCATGTTCAG GATGGAGACCCTGAAGCTGAGGAGCGTCCATGGCATGGCCAAAGCCTCCGGTATCCTCCTCTGCGTCGCCGGCGTCGTCGTGCTGGCGCTGTACCAGGGCCCCCAGCTCAAGTCGATGAACCACCACCAGCTCCTCCAGCACCACGTGAGCGCGGCGGCCGCCCACCATTCCAACAGGGAGTGGGCGCTGGGGATCTTCCTGATGACAACGTCGGTCGTGATATGGTCGCTCTGGACAGTGAAGCAGGGGCCGTTGCTGCTGGAGTACCCTTCCAAGCTCCTCAACACGACGCTCCAGTGCGCGTTCGCCAGCGTCCAGTCGCTGGCCATCGCGCTTGCCCTCGAGAGGGACTTCTCCCGGTGGAAGCTCGCCGGCCCCGTCAGCCTCGCCTCCGTGCTCTTCACG GGCATCGTGGTGGCGGCGATCTCGTACTACCTGCAGATCTGGGTGATCGAGAAGAAAGGGCCCGTGTTCCTGTCCATGTCGATGCCGCTCAGCCTCGTCTTCACCATGGCCATCGCCTCTTTCCTGCTGGGCGAGGACGTCAGCCTCGGAAG CATTATCGGCAGCGTCCTCCTCGTCGCGGGCCTCTACAATGTGCTGTGGGGCAAGAGCAGGGAGGACAAGCAACAAGCGGCGGCGGGCGAGACGACGACGGACAGCGGCCGCGACAAAGCAGAGGACGTGGAGAAGAACGCGGCGGCCGTGCAGCCGGCGGACGGGGAGGAGGAACAGGACCACGGGACGCACGGCGACGCGCGCGGCCGGGGCCAAAGTCTGACATGA